The following coding sequences lie in one Aspergillus puulaauensis MK2 DNA, chromosome 3, nearly complete sequence genomic window:
- the asf1 gene encoding nucleosome assembly factor ASF1 (BUSCO:EOG09264COX;~COG:B;~EggNog:ENOG410PI2N;~InterPro:IPR017282,IPR006818,IPR036747;~PFAM:PF04729;~go_component: GO:0005634 - nucleus [Evidence IEA];~go_function: GO:0042393 - histone binding [Evidence IEA];~go_process: GO:0006333 - chromatin assembly or disassembly [Evidence IEA];~go_process: GO:0006334 - nucleosome assembly [Evidence IEA];~go_process: GO:0006337 - nucleosome disassembly [Evidence IEA];~go_process: GO:0016573 - histone acetylation [Evidence IEA]), which produces MSVVSLLGVKVLDNPAQFLSKYQFEITFECLEQLQKDLEWKLTYVGSATSSEYDQELDSLLVGPIPVGVNKFIFEADAPDLKRIPTSEILGVTVILLTCSYDGREFVRVGYYVNNEYDSEELTADPPAKPIIERIRRNILAEKPRVTRFAIKWDSEESAPAEYPPDQPEADGLDDDSAAYGQEEVELEAALVQELHNTEDTEPAKGEDHEMEGTNNQEEEISDGESEDIEDESDDDEDEIDEEEGGDADEDVEMGEDSEPKDDNANPAAHHPQQEVMVH; this is translated from the exons ATGTCTGTTGTTTCTCTCCTTGGGGTTAAAGTTCTCGACAACCCTGCCCAATTCCTCTCCAAATACCAATTCGAAATCACTTTTGAATGCCTGGAGCAACTTCAGAAAG ATCTAGAATGGAAGCTCACCTATGTCGGCTCCGCTACTTC gTCTGAATATGATCAAGAACTCGActccctcctcgtcggtcCGATTCCCGTCGGTGTCAACAAGTTTATCTTTGAAGCCGACGCGCCAGACCTTAAGCGCATCCCTACCTCAGAGATCCTTGGTGTAACCGTGATCCTCCTCACCTGCAGCTACGATGGCAGAGAGTTTGTGCGTGTCGGATACTACGTGAACAATGAATACGACTCCGAGGAGCTCACTGCCGACCCTCCTGCCAAGCCGATTATCGAGAGAATTCGTCGCAATATCCTTGCCGAAAAGCCTAGAGTGACTCGATTCGCAATCAAATG GGACTCGGAGGAATCTGCTCCCGCTGAATACCCGCCAGACCAGCCCGAAGCGGACGGCCTCGATGATGACAGTGCTGCTTATGGCCAAGAAGAGGTAGAACTCGAGGCTGCACTTGTACAAGAGTTGCACAATACGGAGGATACCGAACCAGCCAAGGGCGAAGACCACGAAATGGAGGGCACCAAtaaccaagaagaagaaatttCGGACGGAGAGAGTGAAGACATTGAAGACGAgagcgacgatgacgaggacgaaatcgacgaagaagaaggcggcgaTGCTGATGAGGACGTTGAAATGGGTGAGGACTCTGAGCCGAAGGACGACAACGCTAACCCGGCTGCACACCACCCTCAGCAGGAAGTCATGGTTCATTAA
- a CDS encoding putative SNARE-dependent exocytosis protein (Sro7) (BUSCO:EOG09260931;~COG:U;~EggNog:ENOG410QDDC;~InterPro:IPR015943,IPR036322,IPR013905,IPR019775, IPR001680;~PFAM:PF08596;~go_function: GO:0005515 - protein binding [Evidence IEA]) encodes MAHFLRGKQAGIQNDFSGSLSPELFDIDDLVRCGINSQTSALTYDPVQSLLAVGTSESQFGHGQIYVFGQGRVSVIFSLPRKASARFIQFCGNKLVSVDSKSEISIFSLETRQLLVSYAPPSHASALLTDPSIDYAFIGLQNGDVVAYDLDRENMTPFRISNLWAQRNPRARFSPVISLSFSPRDIGKILIGYPDGAVTFSFKQNVPQHYFEYEVPAGALGGNGDIPVSSPRKPKLTKALWHPNGIIMLTVHDDNSLVFWDTKDGRKLLARSITTSNVDQPGALPDRPSTAGSITGIKDQITDVAWCVKANGDDSGLLIAGGKPKDERNKNLTFLDLGPSPNYQTSSWAMITTYLEKPSPTTELPIPPGAEVVSICVVPRNSPYYGGAHDPIAVLALLSSGELITLSFPSGHPIPPTNMLPPSVTLVHPFVNKITLTPVDRSAWLGLKERRSQGPKFILGGAEGRKHLKRLESRNIVTAAHADGTVRLWDIGHDDEIESPESIQVDLARAVGRVNNIDVTEMSLGGFSGELSVGLRSGEVAIFRMGSNKNFGLEEPPGANNGPGKLTNIMHRVDPGLKQGLLPLTLLNMQQGPVTALKHSPVGFVAAGFEAGGIAIIDLRGPALIHTANLSELAKQNKRSSFLKSRGSSETVPEVPTSIEFGIMTLDGEDYSSICCFVGTNRGNLATFKVLPSSSGAYVASFAGAVALEDRVVNIIPINADDGSLALATGDAFGGLRNGRRVHGAVVAVTTNGCRVFKPATSKGAHRSWDDYLCDSASVVNISGRGCSLVGLFGDGNARAFSIPGLKEIGCTNISHMADVSRLSQSTVSPNGCVLFWTSPSEVGIFSVWGAGVGLRRSEDQLYNPQLAPPPRPTISNIQWISGTQYISPADMDILIGGPDRPPSKRMIEQMRLEEQERQKAAREGRTPTGPARQDSGEEGYFAYMQRQMTERTQNLSFANDNMDRLEETSSGWARDVDKYVQNQKKKAVLGALGSKFGF; translated from the exons ATGGCTCATTTCCTGAGGGGAAAGCAAGCCGGCATCCAAAATGACTTCTCCGGCAGTCTATCTCCGGAGCTGTTCGATATTGATGAT CTCGTGAGATGTGGGATCAATTCACAGACAAGCGCTCTCACGTACGATCCGGTTCAGTCTCTTCTCGCAGTCGGTACCAGCGAGTCGCAGttcggccatggccagaTCTACGTTTTTGGCCAAGGACGAGTCTCGGtcatcttctccttgccCCGGAAAGCGTCCGCGAGGTTTATACAATTCTGTGGCAATAAGCTCGTCAGTGTTGACTCGAAAAGCGAAATCAGCATATTTTCCCTAGAGACGAGACAACTCCTTGTCTCATATGCACCCCCGAGTCACGCTAGTGCGCTACTCACCGATCCCAGTATCGACTATGCATTCATCGGGTTGCAGAATG GCGACGTTGTCGCCTACGACCTTGACCGTGAAAACATGACGCCGTTTAGAATATCCAACCTATGGGCGCAGCGCAATCCGCGAGCGCGATTTTCTCCTGTCATCAGCCTGTCTTTCTCCCCCCGTGATATTGGCAAGATTCTTATCGGATATCCGGACGGGGCGGTGACGTTTTCGTTCAAACAGAACGTACCACAACATTACTTCGAGTATGAAGTTCCGGCAGGCGCTTTGGGTGGAAATGGCGACATCCCAGTTAGCAGCCCGCGTAAACCGAAACTGACCAAAGCTCTATGGCATCCGAATGGCATAATCATGCTTACAGTACATGATGACAATAGTTTGGTCTTTTGGGACACAAAGGACGGTCGCAAGTTATTAGCTAGATCTATAACTACGTCCAACGTTGATCAGCCGGGTGCCCTTCCAGATCGGCCTTCTACGGCCGGATCGATTACCGGGATTAAAGACCAGATTACCGATGTTGCCTGGTGTGTGAAAGCGAATGGCGATGACAGTGGGCTTTTGATTGCAGGCGGCAAACCAAAGGATGAGAGAAACAAAAACCTTACCTTCCTCGATTTGGGCCCGTCGCCCAACTACCAGACGTCCTCCTGGGCCATGATCACAACCTACCTAGAGAAACCGAGTCCTACAACAGAGCTTCCGATCCCCCCGGGTGCTGAGGTGGTCAGCATCTGTGTGGTTCCTCGCAATTCTCCCTACTATGGCGGCGCCCACGACCCAATAGCAGTTCTTGCTCTTTTGTCATCGGGCGAATTGATCACATTGAGTTTCCCCAGTGGACATCCCATTCCACCTACCAACATGCTACCGCCCTCGGTTACTCTCGTTCATCCTTTTGTGAACAAGATCACTCTGACTCCAGTTGATCGTAGTGCCTGGCTTGGACTGAAGGAACGGCGATCCCAAGGGCCAAAATTCATCCTAGGTGGTGCGGAGGGAAGAAAACACCTAAAGCGCCTTGAAAGTCGCAACATAGTTACAGCGGCGCATGCAGACGGCACCGTGCGACTATGGGACATCGGTCATGACGACGAAATTGAGAGCCCCGAATCCATTCAGGTTGATTTAGCTCGAGCTGTGGGCCGTGTTAACAACATTGATGTTACAGAGATGTCTCTTGGGGGCTTTAGTGGCGAACTATCAGTTGGTCTCAGGAGCGGCGAGGTTGCTATATTCCGAATGGGCAGTAACAAAAACTTTGGTCTAGAGGAACCCCCTGGGGCCAACAACGGGCCAGGAAAGCTGACCAACATCATGCATAGAGTTGATCCTGGCTTAAAGCAGGGTCTTCTACCATTGACTCTCCTAAATATGCAACAGGGGCCAGTGACCGCGCTAAAGCATAGCCCAGTAGGGTTTGTCGCCGCCGGATTTGAAGCTGGCGGTATTGCGATTATCGACTTGCGCGGGCCCGCCTTAATCCACACTGCGAATTTATCAGAGCTTGCCAAGCAGAACAAGCGAAGTAGTTTCCTCAAATCTCGAGGTTCGAGTGAAACTGTTCCCGAGGTGCCGACAAGTATTGAGTTTGGTATTATGACTCTAGACGGTGAAG ACTACTCCAGCATATGCTGCTTTGTGGGAACAAACAGAGGCAATTTGGCTACATTCAAGGTATTGCCATCGAGCAGCGGTGCCTACGTGGCGTCATTCGCTGGCGCGGTTGCATTGGAGGACAGAGTTGTCAACATCATTCCTATTAATGCCGACGATGGTAGTTTAGCATTAGCTACAGGAGACGCATTTGGCGGCTTAAGAAACGGCCGTAGGGTCCATGGCGCCGTAGTCGCTGTGACCACTAATGGGTGCAGGGTCTTCAAACCCGCCACATCCAAGGGCGCACACCGGTCTTGGGATGATTACCTTTGTGACTCTGCCTCAGTTGTCAACATCTCCGGTCGAGGATGCAGTCTAGTTGGATTATTTGGAGACGGAAACGCCCGAGCATTCTCTATTCCTGGTCTCAAGGAGATCGGCTGCACCAACATCAGTCATATGGCCGACGTATCTCGCCTCTCCCAGTCTACTGTATCACCAAATGGCTGCGTCCTATTTTGGACCAGTCCATCTGAAGTAGGGATATTCAGCGTTTGGGGTGCTGGAGTCGGATT ACGCCGGTCAGAAGACCAGCTATACAACCCTCAGCTGGCACCCCCTCCTCGACCCACAATCAGCAATATACAGTGGATTTCTGGTACTCAGTATATCTCACCGGCTGACATGGATATTCTTA TTGGAGGACCCGATCGCCCGCCATCAAAGCGAATGATAGAACAAATGCGACTAGAGGAGCAAGAACGCCAAAAAGCCGCCAGGGAAGGAAGAACGCCCACTGGACCGGCGCGCCAGGAcagcggcgaggaaggataCTTCGCCTACATGCAACGGCAAATGACGGAGCGTACCCAGAATCTTTCATTCGCCAACGATAACATGGATAGGCTAGAGGAGACGAGCAGTGGCTGGGCAAGGGACGTCGACAAATACGTCCAGaaccagaaaaagaaagctgTTTTAGGTG CTCTCGGATCAAAGTTCGGATTCTAG
- a CDS encoding phosphotransferase family protein (COG:S;~EggNog:ENOG410PSQX) yields the protein MPCIPQLLHYDPLGDLLGPSFLIRHHIPGTTLDNIEAQLTSQEQKAIGRSLGLLAKRIAQYNSDAFGSLGQVAKAAGRKSWREAFLVLFEGILHDAEDVFINLPYGEIRHQVGRISPALDEILTPRLVVIDFGQPSQVLVDPESKRLCGISGFGTAVWGDVYMAKIFENPSSHVVDGFGSCYSKTQPGRTRQLLYSCYRCVHRIVLQYYRKNPDTAAEAEARRQLMTTLAKMATV from the exons ATGCCATGCATTCCACAGTTACTTCATTACGATCCTCTAGGGGATTTACTCGGGCCGTCTTTCTTGATACGTCATCATATCCCGGGCACAACCCTGGACAACATAGAAGCTCAGCTCACAAGCCAGGAGCAGAAAGCTATTGGCAGAAGCCTAGGGCTTCTGGCGAAACGAATCGCACAGTACAACTCGGACGCGTTTGGGAGCTTAGGGCAGGTGGCTAAAGCGGCAGGGAGAAAGTCCTGGAGGGAAGCCTTTCTCGTACTCTTTGAGGGTATTCTTCACGATGCGGAAGATGTCTTCATTAACCTTCCTTATGGAGAAATCAGACATCAAGTTGGTCGGATATCGCCCGCACTGGATGAGATTTTGACACCACGACTGGTAGTAATCGACTTTGGTCAGCCGTCGCAGGTGCTCGTGGACCCGGAGAGCAAGCGACTATGCGGGATTTCGGGCTTCGGTACAGCTGTCTGGGGGGATGTTTACATGGCAAAAATCTTTGAGAATCCCTCATCTCATGTGGTGGATGGTTTTGGATCTTGTTATTCCAAAACTCAGCCGGGGAGAACTCGACAGCTTCT GTACTCATGCTATCGCTGTGTACACCGCATTGTCTTACAATACTACCGAAAGAATCCAGACACAGCTGCGGAGGCCGAAGCAAGGAGACAGTTGATGACGACTTTGGCGAAAATGGCGACAGTATGA
- a CDS encoding THUMP domain-containing protein (BUSCO:EOG09264829;~COG:S;~EggNog:ENOG410PJZB;~InterPro:IPR004114,IPR040183;~PFAM:PF02926;~go_function: GO:0003723 - RNA binding [Evidence IEA];~go_process: GO:0006400 - tRNA modification [Evidence IEA]), whose amino-acid sequence MIIENFWGTTLFERNITRTYPPANRSTLGERCRYTWYFGMAGSGKRKMPGNPADQSHKKRKGGNKWQKSRALAHTPRSSVETGDWGVFVTCEIGRENKCAAEVVDLLTQHVEGPENGGDGAESDSDVDDIEAQIKKEIEGLKPNTTTKSSLFQTVKFDLPCIVFVRFEKSIDPEKLVHQICLDAQAKPDQKRSRYIQRLIPARSIRKTLSVDVEQFAREILKPHFHSGGPPKKYAIRPSVRSNKKFNRDVVIKTIAGVVGPEHPVDLKNYDLIILVDIVQNLISMSVAGSDYDKLKRFNLAELYNPDPAPRGP is encoded by the exons ATGATCATCGAGAATTTCTGGGGAACCACACTTTTTGAGAGGAACATTACGAGAACATACCCTCCTGCAAATCGATCAACCCTAGGCGAAAGGTGCCGTTATACCTGGTATTTTGGAATGGCCGGCAgtggaaagagaaagatgcCCGGAAACCCCGCTGATCAGTCacacaagaaaagaaag GGAGGCAACAAATGGCAGAAGTCTCGGGCTCTAGCTCACACTCCACGATCAAGTGttgagactggagactggggagtgTTTGTTACCTGCGAAATAGGAAGAGAAAACAAGTGTGCTGCCGAAGTTGTGGACCTTCTCACCCAG CATGTGGAAGGCCCCGAAAATGGCGGAGACGGAGCTGAATCCGACtctgatgttgatgatattgaagccCAGATAAAGAAGGAGATCGAGGGCCTGAAACCAAATACGACGACGAAGTCATCATTGTTTCAAACGGTCAAGTTTGACCTTCCCTGTA TCGTATTCGTACGATTCGAGAAATCAATTGATCCTGAAAAGCTCGTGCATCAGATTTGTCTCGATGCACAAGCCAAACCGGATCAAAAACGCAGCCGCTACATTCAACGATTGATTCCTGCACGCTCCATTCGAAAGACCCTCAGCGTTGACGTGGAACAATTTGCACGAGAGATTCTCAAGCCTCACTTTCACTCTGGAGGTCCACCGAAGAAG TACGCTATTCGACCTTCAGTAAGAAGCAACAAGAAATTCAATAGGGACGTTGTCATCAAAACTATCGCGGGTGTTGTGGGACCCGAGCATCCGGTTGATTTGAAGAATTATGATTTGATAATTCTGGTTGATATAGTTCAG AACCTCATCAGTATGAGTGTTGCGGGGAGCGATTATGACAAGCTAAAACGGTTCAACCTTGCTGAGCTTTACAacccagatccagcgccGCGAGGACCTTAG
- the PDC1 gene encoding alpha-keto acid decarboxylase family protein (COG:H;~EggNog:ENOG410PHI5;~InterPro:IPR012001,IPR012000,IPR011766,IPR029061, IPR029035,IPR012110;~PFAM:PF02775,PF02776,PF00205;~go_function: GO:0000287 - magnesium ion binding [Evidence IEA];~go_function: GO:0003824 - catalytic activity [Evidence IEA];~go_function: GO:0016831 - carboxy-lyase activity [Evidence IEA];~go_function: GO:0030976 - thiamine pyrophosphate binding [Evidence IEA]) has protein sequence MTDIATRELRQPVDVAEYLFRRLHEVGVRSVHGVPGDYNLTALDYLSKCGLHWVGNCNELNAGYAADGYARVNGIAALVTTFGVGELSAINAIAGAYSEFVPIVHIVGQPDTRSQKDGMLLHHTLGNGDYNVFTAMSKGISTAMARLNDTHDAATLIDNAIRECWVRSRPVYVTLPTDMITKKLEGERLKTPIDLSLPANDPEKEDYVVDVVLKYLHAAKNPVILVDACAIRHRVLEEVHDLVEASGLPTFVAPMGKGAVNETHKCYGGVYAGTGSNPGVREQVESSDLILSIGAIKSDFNTAGFSYRTGQLNTIDFHSTYVRVRYSEYPEINMKGVLRKVIKGLGSIKANPVRSISNTLPESEKGSSEQTITHAWLWPMVGQWLQENDIVITETGTANFGIWDTRFPSGVTAISQVLWGSIGYSVGACQGAALAAKEQGNRRTVLWVGDGSLQLTLQEVSTMIRNNLNPIIFVICNEGYTIERFIHGWDESYNDIQTWDIKGLPVAFGAKDKYKGYKVTTRDELKKLFADQQFNSAPFLQLVEVHMPREDAPASLRITAEAASSRNK, from the exons ATGACCGACATCGCTACGAGGGAACTCCGCCAACCGGTCGATGTCGCCGAATATCTCTTTCGCCGGCTACATGAAGTCGGAGTTCGGTCGGTGCACGGTGTCCCTG GGGACTACAACCTCACGGCTCTCGATTACTTGTCAAAGTGTGGACTTCACTGGGTTGGAAACTGCAATGAACTTAATGCGG GTTACGCCGCGGATGGCTATGCTCGAGTAAATGGGATCGCGGCTCTGGTCACTACATTCGGTGTTGGCGAGCTCTCTGCTATCAACGCCATTGCAGGCGCCTACTCGGAATTTGTTCCCATCGTCCACATTGTTGGCCAGCCTGATACGAGGTCCCAGAAAGATGGAATGTTGTTGCACCACACTCTGGGTAACGGAGACTACAATGTATTTACGGCGATGAGCAAAGGGATATCTACGGCTATGGCGCGTCTAAATGATACGCACGACGCTGCCACGCTAATTGACAATGCCATTCGTGAATGTTGGGTTCGCAGCCGGCCCGTTTATGTCACGCTCCCCACAGACATGATCACGAAGAAACTTGAAGGGGAAAGACTTAAGACCCCAATTGACCTTTCGCTTCCCGCCAACGACCCCGAGAAGGAAGATTACGTGGTTGACGTTGTGCTCAAATATCTACATGCAGCGAAGAACCCCGTCATTCTGGTCGACGCCTGCGCCATTCGCCATCGGGTGCTCGAGGAAGTACACGATTTAGTCGAAGCATCCGGGCTACCCACGTTTGTGGCCCCAATGGGCAAGGGCGCCGTCAATGAAACGCATAAATGCTATGGTGGTGTTTACGCTGGGACCGGTTCTAACCCAGGTGTTCGTGAGCAAGTCGAATCTTCAGATCTCATCCTCAGTATTGGTGCCATAAAATCCGACTTTAACACAGCCGGATTCTCGTATCGCACTGGACAGTTGAACACCATTGATTTTCACAGCACCTATGTGCGAGTGAGATACTCGGAATATCCAGAAATCAACATGAAAGGGGTTCTACGAAAAGTTATTAAGGGACTGGGCTCCATCAAGGCCAACCCGGTGCGATCTATATCAAACACGCTTCCAGAGAGCGAAAAAGGTTCGAGCGAGCAGACAATCACCCATGCATGGTTATGGCCCATGGTGGGACAGTGGCTGCAAGAAAACGATATTGTGATTACTGAAACTGGAACTGCAAACTTCGGTATCTGGGATACTCGCTTCCCGTCCGGAGTTACCGCCATCAGTCAGGTTCTCTGGGGCAGTATCGGATACTCAGTTGGCGCGTGCCAAGGCGCTGCTTTGGCCGCGAAGGAACAAGGAAATCGCCGGACAGTGCTGTGGGTGGGTGATGGTAGCCTACAACTCACTTTGCAGGAGGTCAGCACCATGATAAGGAATAACCTTAACCCAATCAT ttttgTCATCTGCAACGAAGGATACACCATCGAGCGGTTTATCCACGGTTGGGATGAAAGTTACAATGACATTCAGACCTGGGACATCAAGGGCTTGCCGGTTGCATTTGGCGCGAAGGATAAATATAAGGGCTACAAGGTGACGACTAGAGACGAACTCAAGAAGCTATTTGCCGATCAGCAGTTCAACTCGGCTCCGTTTTTGCAG TTGGTTGAGGTCCATATGCCTCGTGAAGATGCCCCTGCTTCGCTCCGGATAACAGCTGAGGCGGCGTCGTCTAGGAATAAATAG